The following nucleotide sequence is from Pseudomonas sp. S09G 359.
GGCGCCATCCTGGGGGTGGCCCTGGGCACCGTCGGTGCCGTGGTGCGGGCCTGGAAGATCCAGCCGTTTGCCTGGTTCTTCGGCGTGTATGTCGAGTTGATCCGCAATACGCCGTTCCTGGTGCAGCTGTTTTTCATCTTCTTCGGCCTGCCCTCCCTGGGGCTGAAGATCACTGAGTGGCAGGCCGCTGTGCTGGCGATGGTGATCAACCTGGGGGCCTACTCCACCGAGATCATCCGCGCCGGCATCCAGGCCATCCCGCGCGGGCAACTGGAAGCCGCCGCCGCATTGGCGATGACACGCTTCGAGGCGTTCCGCCACGTGGTGCTGCTGCCGGCGCTGGGCAAGGTGTGGCCGGCCCTGAGCAGCCAGATCATCATCGTGATGCTCGGCTCGGCGGTGTGTTCGCAGATCGCCACCGAAGAGCTGAGCTTTGCCGCCAACTTTATCCAGTCGCGCAACTTCCGCGCGTTTGAAACCTATGCCCTGACCACCCTGGTGTACCTGTGCATGGCGCTGATGATTCGCCAGTTGCTCAACTGGATCGGCCGCCGGTTTGTGATGAGGAACAGCCGATGAGTGATTTTTCCTTCTGGGACATCGTGCGTAACCTGGCTACCGGCCTGCAATGGACCCTGTTGCTGTCGCTGGTGGCCTTTATCGGCGGCGGCGTGATCGGTTTGCTGGTGATGACCATGCGCATCAGCAAGAAAGCCTTCCCACGCGGTGTCGCGCGCACCTATATCGAACTATTCCAGGGCACTCCGCTGTTGATGCAGCTGTTCCTGGTGTTTTTCGGCATCGCCCTGCTGGGGGTGGATATCTCGCCCTGGCTGGCAGCGGCGATTGCCCTGACCCTGTTTACCAGCGCCTACCTCGCCGAAATCTGGCGCGGCTGCGTCGACTCCATCGCCCACGGGCAATGGGAAGCCTCGGCCAGCCTGGCGTTGAACCCGCTTGAACAACTGCGCTACGTGATCCTGCCCCAGGCGCTGCGGATTGCCGTCGCGCCTACCGTGGGCTTCTCGGTGCAGGTGGTCAAAGGCACCGCCGTGACCTCGATCATCGGCTTCACCGAACTGACCAAGACCGGCGGCATGCTCGCCAATGCCACCTTCGAGCCTTTTATGGTCTACGGCCTGGTGGCGCTCGGTTACTTCCTGCTCTGCTACCCCTTGTCCCTCAGTGCGCGCTACCTGGAAAGGAGACTGCATGCCTCTGCTTAGA
It contains:
- a CDS encoding amino acid ABC transporter permease; this encodes MAYQFDFVPVLANTDLLLRGALFTLELTAIGAILGVALGTVGAVVRAWKIQPFAWFFGVYVELIRNTPFLVQLFFIFFGLPSLGLKITEWQAAVLAMVINLGAYSTEIIRAGIQAIPRGQLEAAAALAMTRFEAFRHVVLLPALGKVWPALSSQIIIVMLGSAVCSQIATEELSFAANFIQSRNFRAFETYALTTLVYLCMALMIRQLLNWIGRRFVMRNSR
- a CDS encoding amino acid ABC transporter permease is translated as MSDFSFWDIVRNLATGLQWTLLLSLVAFIGGGVIGLLVMTMRISKKAFPRGVARTYIELFQGTPLLMQLFLVFFGIALLGVDISPWLAAAIALTLFTSAYLAEIWRGCVDSIAHGQWEASASLALNPLEQLRYVILPQALRIAVAPTVGFSVQVVKGTAVTSIIGFTELTKTGGMLANATFEPFMVYGLVALGYFLLCYPLSLSARYLERRLHASA